A stretch of the Candidatus Cetobacterium colombiensis genome encodes the following:
- the rnmV gene encoding ribonuclease M5 has translation MKKKIKEVIVVEGRDDISAVKAAVDAEIIQTNGFAIRKKGNIEKLRVAYENKGIIVLTDPDFVGAELRKYILKFFPEAKQAYISRKEGSKDGDVGVENATPEAIIKALENAKCEVVQNSETTFSMNILMDYKLSGAPESKDLREKLGTELRIGYSNAKQFLSKLNRYGITMEEFLNAMDKIEKTKD, from the coding sequence ATGAAGAAAAAAATAAAAGAAGTTATAGTAGTTGAAGGACGAGATGACATTTCAGCTGTAAAAGCAGCAGTGGATGCAGAGATTATACAGACTAATGGATTTGCCATTAGAAAAAAAGGGAATATAGAGAAATTAAGAGTGGCTTATGAAAATAAAGGGATTATTGTTTTAACTGATCCTGATTTTGTAGGAGCTGAACTTAGAAAATATATTTTAAAGTTTTTTCCAGAAGCTAAACAGGCGTATATTAGTAGAAAAGAGGGTTCTAAAGACGGAGATGTTGGTGTTGAAAATGCAACTCCAGAAGCAATTATAAAAGCTTTAGAAAATGCTAAGTGTGAAGTTGTTCAAAATTCAGAAACAACTTTTTCGATGAATATTTTAATGGATTACAAACTTTCAGGGGCTCCAGAGTCTAAAGATTTAAGAGAAAAACTTGGAACAGAGTTAAGAATAGGATATTCAAATGCAAAACAGTTTCTATCTAAGTTAAATAGATATGGAATAACCATGGAAGAATTTTTAAACGCTATGGATAAAATAGAAAAAACCAAGGATTAA
- the mnmA gene encoding tRNA 2-thiouridine(34) synthase MnmA yields the protein MNLEFNKENENKVIAVAMSGGVDSSTVAYLLKKQGYKIFGVTMKTCGEEDKDAKRICDDLGIEHYLLDVTEDFGKEVIDYFVDEYSSGRTPNPCMVCNRKIKFGKLIEFAKEKGAEALATGHYANIVDGTLAIGDDMNKDQVYFLSQIKKENLKYIIFPIGKMEKPAVRELAKGLGVRVYAKRDSQEICFVEDGKLKEFLLDKTNGEIGNPGKIVDLNGKVLGKHNGLAFYTIGQRKGLGIASANPLYVIELDKKNNRVIVGDNDDLMRDTLVANQLNLFLVDDIKELDGMECFVKARSRDRLHPCKVKVVDKDTIEIEFTEDNIRAVTPGQGAVLYTEDGKVIASSFIIR from the coding sequence ATGAACTTAGAGTTTAATAAAGAGAATGAAAACAAAGTGATAGCAGTAGCTATGAGTGGAGGAGTAGACTCTTCTACAGTTGCTTATCTTCTAAAAAAGCAAGGTTACAAAATTTTTGGTGTAACAATGAAAACTTGTGGTGAAGAGGATAAAGATGCTAAAAGAATATGTGATGATTTAGGAATTGAACACTATCTTTTAGATGTAACAGAGGATTTTGGGAAAGAAGTTATAGACTATTTCGTGGATGAATATAGTTCAGGAAGAACACCAAATCCATGTATGGTATGTAACAGAAAAATAAAGTTTGGAAAATTAATTGAATTTGCAAAAGAGAAAGGTGCTGAAGCTTTAGCAACGGGACACTATGCAAATATAGTTGATGGAACACTTGCTATCGGTGACGATATGAATAAAGATCAGGTTTATTTCTTATCTCAAATAAAAAAAGAGAATTTAAAATATATCATTTTCCCAATTGGAAAAATGGAAAAACCTGCAGTGAGAGAGTTAGCAAAAGGCTTAGGAGTAAGAGTTTATGCTAAAAGAGATTCTCAAGAGATTTGTTTCGTTGAAGATGGAAAGTTAAAAGAGTTTCTATTAGATAAAACTAATGGAGAAATAGGGAACCCTGGAAAAATTGTGGATCTAAATGGAAAAGTTTTAGGAAAACACAATGGACTAGCTTTTTATACAATAGGTCAAAGAAAAGGTCTTGGAATAGCTTCGGCAAATCCACTTTATGTTATAGAGTTAGATAAAAAAAATAATAGAGTAATTGTTGGAGACAATGATGATTTAATGAGAGATACTCTTGTGGCTAATCAATTAAATCTATTTTTAGTAGATGATATAAAAGAATTAGATGGAATGGAATGTTTTGTAAAAGCTCGTTCAAGAGATAGATTACATCCATGTAAAGTAAAAGTTGTAGATAAAGATACAATTGAAATTGAATTTACAGAGGACAATATAAGAGCTGTAACTCCTGGTCAGGGAGCAGTATTATATACTGAAGATGGAAAAGTAATTGCTAGTTCATTTATAATAAGATAA
- a CDS encoding LysE family transporter — translation MIFLKGIITGLILSLPFGPVGIYCMEKAMIEGEKKAYVSALGMVTVDIIYGIISFLFISRVESYVIKFETPLKVLISVFLIVIGSKKFFGKPKVKEVEDDNYTLVQDYFETFLLAIFNISSVLVIAGIYTLLGVLDSPIKEMTVLELSTGIGIGGASLWFTTIFLIYHFKKKVTMDMLLKLSKLSGLVILIFGIATIIFAFYK, via the coding sequence ATGATTTTTTTAAAAGGAATTATAACAGGTTTAATATTATCCCTTCCCTTTGGACCAGTAGGAATATACTGCATGGAAAAAGCTATGATTGAAGGGGAAAAGAAAGCGTATGTATCGGCATTAGGAATGGTTACTGTAGACATAATTTATGGGATTATATCGTTCTTGTTTATAAGTAGGGTTGAAAGTTATGTTATTAAATTTGAAACTCCACTAAAAGTGTTGATAAGTGTATTTTTAATCGTTATAGGAAGTAAAAAGTTTTTTGGAAAACCAAAGGTTAAAGAAGTTGAAGATGATAACTATACATTGGTACAAGATTATTTTGAAACTTTTTTACTAGCAATATTTAATATATCATCTGTTCTTGTGATAGCAGGAATTTATACACTTCTTGGAGTATTAGATAGTCCTATAAAAGAGATGACAGTATTAGAATTAAGCACTGGAATTGGAATCGGTGGAGCGTCACTATGGTTTACAACTATTTTTTTAATTTATCATTTTAAAAAGAAAGTAACTATGGATATGCTTTTAAAACTGAGTAAACTTTCAGGACTTGTAATTCTAATCTTTGGAATTGCAACTATTATATTTGCCTTCTACAAATAA
- a CDS encoding MogA/MoaB family molybdenum cofactor biosynthesis protein — protein sequence MIRVAIITLSDKGSRGERVDITGEKLKEMFEKHLSYETVYYNMLPDTYEEIVEELKKIADEDIADLIVTNGGTGFSKRDVTPEATLAVIEREAQGVAEYMRTKSFQITPKAMLSRARCGIRKGSIILNLPGSPKGATENLSFVIDALVHGVEILKGAAVECATPIKK from the coding sequence ATGATAAGAGTAGCTATAATTACGTTAAGTGATAAAGGTTCAAGAGGAGAGAGAGTAGACATAACTGGAGAGAAATTAAAGGAGATGTTTGAAAAACATTTAAGTTATGAAACTGTATATTACAATATGTTACCAGATACATATGAGGAGATTGTTGAAGAGTTGAAAAAAATAGCAGATGAAGATATTGCAGACCTTATTGTAACAAATGGTGGAACTGGGTTTTCAAAAAGAGATGTGACTCCAGAAGCGACATTAGCTGTAATTGAAAGAGAGGCTCAAGGGGTAGCAGAATATATGAGAACTAAATCATTCCAAATAACTCCAAAAGCTATGTTGAGTAGAGCAAGATGTGGAATTAGAAAAGGAAGTATAATATTAAATCTTCCAGGAAGTCCAAAGGGAGCAACAGAAAATTTAAGTTTTGTAATAGATGCGTTAGTACACGGAGTTGAAATATTAAAAGGTGCAGCTGTAGAATGTGCAACACCTATTAAAAAATAG
- a CDS encoding SIR2 family protein has translation MSFFNKFNESDKINLFLGDFLVRNAGYPTRRELAKLLMKDMKENIKGYIRDENSLFQVSQVYLDGVVSSRSSLLKKIKNLYETNRETPEVLNVFSESDKINAVFSTDYDIVLDDINSNKVIKILPTDENVPMASNGEVKHYKVLGDVNRYEKLFISIQDFRKLKVLDFYKNFFKSMKEDIEKYPTIILGLDLNNIDLIDMLEAVLAGVKTNDIIYAVSSSNVLKTRTIERLNELGIKLLPHSEEDFLKELRGYLSSETLEESDEVYIGKKLFR, from the coding sequence ATGAGTTTTTTCAATAAATTTAATGAATCAGATAAAATTAACCTATTCTTAGGAGATTTTTTAGTGAGAAACGCTGGATATCCAACAAGAAGAGAGTTAGCAAAACTGTTGATGAAAGATATGAAAGAAAATATAAAAGGTTATATAAGAGATGAGAATTCATTATTCCAAGTTAGCCAAGTTTATTTAGATGGAGTTGTTAGCAGTAGAAGTTCATTATTGAAAAAAATCAAAAATTTGTACGAAACAAACAGGGAAACTCCAGAGGTACTAAATGTTTTCTCTGAAAGTGATAAAATAAATGCTGTTTTTTCAACAGATTATGATATAGTTTTAGACGATATAAATTCAAATAAGGTAATAAAAATATTACCAACAGATGAAAATGTACCGATGGCGTCAAATGGAGAAGTTAAGCATTATAAAGTTCTTGGAGATGTAAACAGATATGAAAAACTTTTTATATCTATTCAAGATTTTAGAAAATTAAAAGTTTTAGATTTTTACAAAAACTTTTTTAAAAGTATGAAAGAGGACATTGAAAAATATCCAACGATAATTTTGGGATTAGATTTAAATAATATAGATCTAATAGATATGTTAGAAGCTGTTTTAGCAGGAGTAAAAACAAATGATATTATTTATGCAGTAAGTAGTTCAAATGTTTTAAAAACTAGAACAATTGAAAGATTGAATGAGCTAGGAATAAAGTTATTACCACATTCAGAAGAGGATTTTTTAAAAGAGTTAAGAGGATATTTATCTTCAGAAACTTTAGAGGAGTCTGATGAGGTGTATATTGGAAAAAAGCTCTTTCGGTAA
- the guaA gene encoding glutamine-hydrolyzing GMP synthase, whose amino-acid sequence MKKNSIVILDFGSQYNQLIARRVREMGVYAEVVPYFEPLEDILAREPKGIILSGGPASVYLDGSPTIEKALYEQGIPVLGICYGMQLTSQLLGGNVERADKQEFGKAELIIDDLDSPLFKDVPNLNQVWMSHGDHVTILPEGFKQIAHTDSCIAATANVEKNIYCIQYHAEVTHSEYGAKMLENFVFGVAKCEKNWSMGNYIEETVKSIKETVGDKKVLLGLSGGVDSSVAAALIHKAIGDQLICIFVDTGLLRKDEAKNVMEIYGENFHMNIKCVDAEERFLSKLAGVSDPEAKRKIIGKEFVEVFNDEASKLTDVKFLAQGTIYPDVIESQSVKGPSATIKSHHNVGGLPEDMQFELLEPLRELFKDEVRAVGRELGIPAHMVDRHPFPGPGLGIRILGEVDKEKADILREADDIFIKELRAANLYQEVSQAFVVLLPVKSVGVMGDERTYEYTAVLRSANTIDFMTATWSRLPYEFLDKVSNRIINEVKGINRLTYDISSKPPATIEWE is encoded by the coding sequence ATGAAAAAAAATAGCATCGTTATTCTTGATTTTGGTTCTCAGTATAACCAATTAATAGCAAGAAGAGTAAGAGAAATGGGAGTTTACGCTGAGGTTGTTCCTTATTTCGAACCATTAGAAGATATTTTAGCTAGAGAACCTAAAGGAATCATCCTTTCTGGTGGACCTGCTTCTGTTTATTTAGATGGATCACCAACAATTGAAAAAGCATTATATGAGCAAGGAATTCCAGTTTTAGGAATTTGCTACGGTATGCAATTAACTTCTCAATTATTAGGTGGAAATGTTGAGAGAGCTGATAAGCAAGAGTTCGGAAAAGCTGAGCTTATTATAGATGATTTAGATAGCCCGCTATTTAAAGATGTTCCTAACTTAAATCAAGTTTGGATGAGTCATGGAGACCACGTAACAATATTACCAGAAGGATTCAAGCAAATCGCTCATACAGATTCTTGTATCGCTGCTACTGCTAATGTTGAAAAAAACATTTACTGTATCCAATATCACGCTGAAGTTACTCACTCTGAGTACGGAGCAAAAATGCTAGAAAACTTTGTTTTCGGAGTTGCTAAGTGTGAGAAAAACTGGTCAATGGGTAACTACATTGAAGAAACAGTAAAATCTATAAAAGAAACTGTAGGAGACAAAAAAGTACTTTTAGGACTTTCTGGAGGAGTTGACTCTTCTGTTGCTGCTGCATTAATACATAAAGCTATTGGAGATCAATTAATCTGTATCTTCGTTGATACTGGACTTCTTAGAAAAGACGAAGCTAAAAACGTTATGGAAATCTATGGTGAAAACTTCCACATGAACATCAAGTGTGTTGACGCTGAAGAGAGATTCTTAAGCAAATTAGCTGGAGTATCTGATCCTGAAGCTAAAAGAAAAATAATTGGAAAAGAATTCGTTGAAGTATTCAATGATGAAGCTTCTAAATTAACTGATGTTAAATTCCTTGCTCAAGGAACTATATACCCAGATGTAATAGAGTCTCAATCTGTAAAAGGACCTTCTGCTACAATTAAGTCTCACCACAACGTTGGAGGACTTCCTGAGGATATGCAATTTGAATTACTAGAGCCATTAAGAGAATTATTCAAAGATGAGGTTAGAGCTGTTGGAAGAGAGTTAGGAATTCCTGCTCACATGGTTGACAGACACCCATTCCCAGGTCCAGGACTTGGAATCAGAATTTTAGGAGAAGTTGATAAAGAGAAAGCTGATATCTTAAGAGAAGCTGACGATATCTTTATCAAAGAATTAAGAGCTGCTAATTTATACCAAGAAGTTAGCCAAGCTTTCGTAGTCCTTTTACCTGTTAAATCAGTTGGAGTTATGGGAGACGAAAGAACTTACGAATATACTGCAGTATTAAGATCTGCTAACACAATCGACTTTATGACTGCTACATGGTCTAGATTACCATATGAGTTTTTAGATAAAGTTTCTAACAGAATCATAAATGAGGTTAAGGGAATCAACAGATTAACTTATGATATCTCATCTAAGCCACCTGCAACTATCGAGTGGGAATAA
- the cls gene encoding cardiolipin synthase, whose protein sequence is MKEILIALKDYLILVNIIFACIVIFFERRRPVFTLFWITILLLTSYFGFIMYLFFGISFKKRRALAKYYLRNERDYLKNLNKKSMLSIKKWIGLSRYLDGVLLGKMTHNNDFKFYAKADYFFEDLMLNLKNAKKYIYMEYFIFDDDEVGSPIYDLLLEKAKEGVEIKIIVDGAGTRGVSRKRIEALRKSGIMFEIFFPSYFPFIKVGNLRANYRDHRKISLIDNKICFSGGLNIGRDYVGKGRLGKWQDIGFSLKGEAIIDYLHEFERSWKFLKKDTTDLFQTISLKEKIESMTPIQVVSSGPNYEFHTIKDTFLSLIIKAEKSIHIETPYFIPDEPILDALKAALISGVKVKIIIPSVGDHAFVYWANQYFYGELLELGAEIYKYKEGFIHSKLVVVDGEIAFLGTANFDYRSMYQNFEISLLILGSNITELECRIDNDILNSKKVTIEDYKNRSKKERVLESISKLMAPIL, encoded by the coding sequence ATGAAAGAAATATTAATAGCATTAAAAGACTACCTAATATTAGTTAATATTATATTTGCGTGCATAGTTATATTTTTTGAGAGAAGAAGGCCTGTTTTTACTCTTTTTTGGATAACTATATTATTATTAACATCTTACTTTGGATTTATAATGTATCTATTTTTCGGAATTAGCTTTAAAAAGAGAAGAGCTTTAGCAAAATATTATCTAAGAAATGAACGTGATTATTTAAAAAACCTAAATAAAAAATCTATGTTAAGCATAAAAAAATGGATAGGGTTAAGTAGATATCTAGATGGTGTTTTGTTGGGAAAAATGACTCACAATAATGATTTTAAGTTTTATGCAAAAGCCGATTATTTTTTTGAAGATTTAATGCTGAATTTAAAAAACGCTAAAAAGTATATATACATGGAGTATTTTATATTTGATGACGATGAGGTAGGGTCACCAATTTATGATTTGTTATTGGAAAAGGCAAAAGAAGGTGTAGAGATAAAGATAATAGTTGATGGAGCAGGTACAAGAGGTGTATCAAGAAAAAGAATTGAAGCATTAAGAAAATCTGGAATAATGTTTGAAATCTTTTTCCCATCATATTTTCCCTTTATAAAAGTTGGGAATTTAAGGGCAAACTATAGAGATCACAGAAAAATATCTTTAATAGATAATAAAATTTGTTTTTCTGGAGGACTGAACATAGGAAGGGATTACGTTGGAAAAGGTAGATTAGGAAAATGGCAAGATATTGGATTTTCTTTAAAGGGAGAAGCAATAATTGATTACTTACATGAGTTTGAAAGAAGTTGGAAATTTTTAAAGAAAGATACAACAGATTTATTTCAAACAATTTCTCTTAAAGAAAAAATAGAAAGTATGACACCAATTCAAGTTGTAAGTTCAGGTCCAAACTATGAATTTCATACAATAAAAGATACATTTTTAAGTTTAATTATAAAAGCAGAAAAAAGTATCCATATAGAAACCCCATATTTCATACCTGATGAACCTATATTAGATGCTTTAAAAGCAGCATTGATATCTGGTGTAAAAGTTAAAATTATAATTCCAAGTGTTGGTGATCACGCTTTTGTATATTGGGCAAATCAATATTTTTATGGAGAGCTACTAGAGTTAGGTGCAGAGATATACAAATATAAAGAGGGATTCATTCACAGTAAATTAGTTGTTGTAGATGGAGAGATTGCATTTTTAGGAACTGCTAATTTTGATTATAGAAGTATGTATCAAAACTTTGAAATAAGTTTATTAATTTTAGGTAGCAATATAACAGAGTTAGAGTGTAGAATAGATAATGATATCTTAAACTCTAAAAAAGTTACAATAGAAGATTATAAAAATAGAAGTAAAAAAGAAAGAGTGCTAGAATCTATTTCAAAACTTATGGCACCAATATTGTAG
- a CDS encoding RelA/SpoT domain-containing protein — protein sequence MTNNIIDREEFFKAFCITEEYFESTGLNWDELMKIYADYIKLVPYLEKEAEHIVSKLIDSEGVHSVRRRVKRATHLIEKIIRKGRKYADRGICVDNYKDIVTDLIGIRVLHLFKDDWRSIHGEITKLWDTKETPQINIRRGDYNIQDLKNTIQDLDCEIIVRDHGYRSIHYLIGVPVTKQDEVLVEIQVRTVFEEAWSEIDHLMRYPYDVDNPIITEYLGIFNRLVGSADEMGMFIKKIKKEFSNGKGLEDNFRELDLKFK from the coding sequence ATAACAAATAATATAATAGACAGAGAAGAATTTTTTAAAGCTTTTTGTATAACAGAGGAGTACTTTGAATCAACAGGACTTAATTGGGATGAGCTTATGAAAATCTATGCTGACTATATAAAATTAGTACCTTATTTAGAAAAAGAAGCTGAACATATAGTATCTAAGCTAATTGACAGTGAAGGAGTGCACTCAGTTAGAAGAAGAGTTAAAAGAGCTACACATCTTATTGAAAAAATAATAAGAAAAGGTCGCAAATATGCTGATCGTGGAATTTGTGTAGATAATTATAAAGATATTGTAACAGATTTGATAGGAATTCGTGTGCTACACCTTTTTAAAGATGACTGGCGTAGTATTCATGGAGAAATTACAAAGTTATGGGATACAAAAGAAACTCCTCAGATAAATATTAGAAGAGGAGATTATAATATTCAAGATTTAAAAAATACTATTCAAGATTTAGATTGCGAAATAATAGTAAGAGATCACGGTTACAGATCAATACATTATTTGATAGGAGTGCCTGTTACAAAGCAAGATGAAGTACTTGTAGAGATACAAGTTAGAACAGTTTTTGAAGAAGCTTGGAGTGAAATAGATCATCTAATGAGATATCCATATGATGTAGATAATCCTATTATAACAGAATATCTAGGTATTTTTAATAGACTAGTTGGAAGTGCTGACGAAATGGGAATGTTTATAAAGAAAATTAAAAAAGAGTTTTCTAATGGAAAAGGCTTAGAGGATAATTTTAGAGAGTTAGATTTAAAGTTTAAATAA
- the udk gene encoding uridine kinase translates to MKNCILIGVAGGSGSGKTTVAHNLVKAFKSEDAVLVEQDAYYKELTNLTIEEKAAVNFDHPDSIEFDLLKEHLTKLINGESIGRPIYDFTTHSRKDGCVKIHPSKIIIVEGILIFAVPEIRELFDVKIFVDTDADEMILRRIERDMTERGRSFESVKNQYLKTVKPMYLEFCEPSKRYADVIIPRGGENKVAIGMIISNLKRFLQKGVLA, encoded by the coding sequence ATGAAGAATTGCATATTGATCGGAGTAGCTGGAGGAAGTGGAAGCGGAAAAACTACAGTAGCACATAATTTAGTAAAGGCTTTCAAATCAGAAGATGCAGTACTAGTTGAGCAAGATGCTTATTATAAAGAGTTAACAAACTTAACAATAGAAGAGAAAGCAGCAGTTAACTTTGACCATCCAGATTCAATAGAATTTGATTTATTAAAAGAGCACTTAACAAAACTTATAAATGGGGAATCAATTGGAAGACCTATATACGATTTTACAACACATTCTAGAAAAGATGGATGCGTAAAAATTCATCCTTCAAAAATCATAATAGTTGAAGGTATTTTAATATTTGCAGTACCTGAAATTAGAGAACTATTTGACGTAAAAATCTTCGTTGATACAGACGCAGATGAAATGATTTTAAGAAGAATTGAAAGAGATATGACAGAAAGAGGAAGAAGTTTTGAATCAGTTAAAAATCAATATTTAAAAACTGTAAAACCAATGTACTTAGAGTTCTGTGAGCCAAGCAAAAGATATGCAGATGTTATTATCCCAAGAGGTGGAGAAAACAAAGTTGCCATTGGAATGATAATAAGTAACTTAAAGAGATTCCTTCAAAAAGGAGTGTTAGCATAA
- a CDS encoding deoxynucleoside kinase, translating into MKNVICIEGVVGAGKTTLGELLAKELSIEFFQEPYIDNPFLDRFYSNKERYSLLSQMYFLNKRIDIIEEASKFNGCIMDRSIYGDFLFAKMHLKNGFMTADEFSLYESFWKKLISARTNPLLIIYLETTVDNAIKKIKERGREFELGVERNYWNSLNEEYSNFFNEYTESVVLKINIDNMDIRDNEKDRQLFFDIVKSKLKELGL; encoded by the coding sequence ATGAAAAATGTTATCTGCATAGAAGGAGTTGTTGGAGCTGGAAAAACAACTTTAGGAGAATTATTGGCTAAAGAGTTATCAATAGAATTTTTTCAAGAACCATATATAGATAACCCTTTTTTAGATAGATTCTATTCAAATAAAGAAAGATACTCTTTATTAAGTCAGATGTACTTTTTAAACAAAAGGATAGATATAATAGAAGAAGCTTCTAAATTCAATGGATGTATAATGGATAGAAGTATCTATGGAGATTTTTTATTTGCAAAAATGCATTTAAAAAATGGATTCATGACGGCGGATGAATTTTCTTTATATGAATCTTTTTGGAAAAAATTAATATCGGCTAGAACGAATCCGTTATTAATAATTTATTTAGAGACAACAGTAGATAATGCTATAAAAAAGATTAAAGAAAGAGGAAGAGAGTTTGAACTAGGAGTTGAAAGAAACTACTGGAACTCTTTAAATGAAGAATACTCTAATTTTTTCAATGAATATACAGAGTCAGTTGTACTAAAAATAAATATAGATAATATGGATATAAGAGATAATGAAAAGGATAGACAACTATTTTTTGATATAGTTAAATCTAAATTAAAAGAATTAGGCCTGTAA